In the Deltaproteobacteria bacterium genome, AATGCACCGTGGCGCGCTTGCTGAAAGACGGCGACCGCATCAGCGGCGCGTTCGCGTATCGGCGCGACACCGGGCGTTTCCTCGTGCTGCGCGCCAAGGCGGTGGTCCTCGCCACCGGTGGCATTGGGCGCACCTACAAGATCAACAGCAATTCGTGGGAGTACACCGGCGACGGTCACGCCTTGGCCTACGGTGCGGGTGCCGATCTGATCGATATGGAGTTCGTGCAGTTTCATCCGACTGGCATGGTGTGGCCACTGAGCGTGCGCGGCATCTTGGTGACCGAAGGCGTGCGCGGCGAGGGTGGCGTGCTCAAGAACTCGAAGGGCGAGCGTTTCATGTTCCGCTACATCCCGGAGATGTTCCGCAAAGACTTCGCCGACACCGAAGAGGAAGCCAACCGCTGGGTGGCCGACGTCATCGCTGGTCGCAAAGCCGAAGTGCGTCGACCGCCGGAACTGCTGACGCGTGATGTGGTAGCACGCGCCATCACTCAGGAGGTTCGGGAGGGCCGCGGCAGCCCGCACGGCGGCGCGTTTCTCGACATCGCGTCGCGGCGCACGCCCGAGGAGATCCGCAAAAAGCTTCCCAGCATGTTCCAGCAATTCCACGAGCTGGCAGACGTGGACATCACGCAGCAAGCGATGGAGGTGGGGCCGACCACGCACTACATGATGGGCGGTATCCGCGTGCACCCCGAGACCCAGGCGGCCACCGTTCCAGGTCTGTTCGCCGCCGGCGAAGTGGCTGGTGGGCTCCACGGCGCCAACCGACTCGGCGGCAACTCGCTCAGCGACCTGCTCGTGTTCGGCCGCCGCGCCGGAGCGAGCGCGGCGGCGTACGCAAAGGCACGAACCGGTGAACCGCAGGTGCGGACCGACCAGGTGGAGGCGATCGCCGCCGAATTGGTGGTTCCCTTCGAGCGCGCCGGCGAGGAGAACCCCTACGCCGTCCAAGAAGCCCTACAAGAAATGATGGGCACGTACGTCGGCATCGCCCGCAGTGAGGATGATCTCAAGCACGCGCTCGCCGAGATCGAGAAGCTGCGCGCGCGCGCTGCACGCGTTCGCGTTCCCGGTCATCGTCAATACAATCCGGGCTGGCACACAACGCTCGATCTAGACAACCTGCTGACCGTGAGCGAAGCGGTGACCCGCGCGGCGATCGAGCGGCGCGAGAGCCGTGGGGCGCATACGCGAGTCGAGTATCCGGAATCCGACAAGCGCTTCGGCGCGGTCAACGTGATCGTGCGCCGGCAAGGCGAGACGATGGCCGTCGTGCAAGAGCCGTTGCCGCAAGTACCGGACGAACTGAAACCAGTGCTGGCCGGCGAGGCGTAAGCGGCGCGGCGGCGGAAAGAAGGACAGGCGGGGCGATGGAAGAAGCGCACCTCAAAATCTTTCGCGGCGACCGGGACAGCGGCGCGTTTCAGGACTACGCCGTGCCGCTGCACGAAGGGATGGTGGTACTCGACGCCATTCATTTCGTCCAGGCCCATCAGGCGACCGATCTCGCTTGCCGCTGGAATTGTAAGGCCGGCCGTTGCGGTTCCTGCAGCGCCGAGGTGAACGGTAAACCGAAGCTGATGTGCATGACACGCATGGATCAGTTTCCCGCCGGCACGCCGATCACCGTAGCCCCGATGAAGGCGTTCCCGGTGATCAAGGACCTCGTGTGCGATGTCTCTTGGAACTACGAGGTCAACAAACGCATCCCGCCCTTCAACCCACGGCCACCCGAAGCTGACGGCACCTGGCGCATGCACCAATTCGACATCGACCGCGTTCAAGAGTTCCGTAAATGCATCGAGTGCTTCCTCTGCCAAGACGTCTGCCACGTGCTACGCGACCACGACAAGAAGGACAGCTTCGCTGGACCACGATTCCTGGTACGGATGGCGAGCCTCGAAATGCATCCGCTCGATGTCACATCACGCACCGCGTACATCAAGGACCAAGGCGGCATCGGC is a window encoding:
- a CDS encoding fumarate reductase/succinate dehydrogenase flavoprotein subunit; protein product: MDRFETHSYDILVVGAGGAGLRAAIEAATQGASVGLLCKSLLGKAHTVMAEGGVAAALANTDARDSWQVHFRDTMRGGKLLNNWRMAQLLAQEAPARVNELEAWGALFDRTSDGRILQRNFGGHQYPRLAHVGDRTGLEMIRTLQDKTVQQRSLDVYMECTVARLLKDGDRISGAFAYRRDTGRFLVLRAKAVVLATGGIGRTYKINSNSWEYTGDGHALAYGAGADLIDMEFVQFHPTGMVWPLSVRGILVTEGVRGEGGVLKNSKGERFMFRYIPEMFRKDFADTEEEANRWVADVIAGRKAEVRRPPELLTRDVVARAITQEVREGRGSPHGGAFLDIASRRTPEEIRKKLPSMFQQFHELADVDITQQAMEVGPTTHYMMGGIRVHPETQAATVPGLFAAGEVAGGLHGANRLGGNSLSDLLVFGRRAGASAAAYAKARTGEPQVRTDQVEAIAAELVVPFERAGEENPYAVQEALQEMMGTYVGIARSEDDLKHALAEIEKLRARAARVRVPGHRQYNPGWHTTLDLDNLLTVSEAVTRAAIERRESRGAHTRVEYPESDKRFGAVNVIVRRQGETMAVVQEPLPQVPDELKPVLAGEA
- a CDS encoding succinate dehydrogenase/fumarate reductase iron-sulfur subunit; amino-acid sequence: MEEAHLKIFRGDRDSGAFQDYAVPLHEGMVVLDAIHFVQAHQATDLACRWNCKAGRCGSCSAEVNGKPKLMCMTRMDQFPAGTPITVAPMKAFPVIKDLVCDVSWNYEVNKRIPPFNPRPPEADGTWRMHQFDIDRVQEFRKCIECFLCQDVCHVLRDHDKKDSFAGPRFLVRMASLEMHPLDVTSRTAYIKDQGGIGYCNITKCCTEVCPESIHITDNAIIPLKERVVDDFYDPVRRLVRWLTGQQ